The following proteins are co-located in the Leishmania panamensis strain MHOM/PA/94/PSC-1 chromosome 26 sequence genome:
- a CDS encoding hypothetical protein (TriTrypDB/GeneDB-style sysID: LpmP.26.1480) yields MGSKPSKLNCKQSIVGPASRNPKRNSDLDALSNSNLRSRDAIDSSNPSNSMKERQSPERRGFNNPLPARQSGSHDRAQRRQTRMLGAQDVDGTHEDLDERPFRQGKVNRVPTKALLKPPKNQNSIIASPDEDYKLY; encoded by the coding sequence ATGGGGAGCAAGCCAAGCAAGCTCAATTGCAAGCAGAGTATTGTCGGCCCGGCGAGTCGTAACCCGAAGCGTAACTCGGACCTCGATGCGCTGAGCAACTCGAATTTGCGCTCTCGGGACGCCATCGACAGTTCGAACCCCTCCAACTCCATGAAAGAGCGGCAGTCGCCTGAGCGTCGTGGCTTCAACAACCCTCTCCCAGCTCGTCAAAGCGGAAGCCATGACCGCGCGCAAAGACGTCAGACACGCATGCTGGGGGCGCAGGATGTGGACGGCACTCACGAAGACCTCGATGAACGCCCATTCCGCCAAGGGAAGGTAAACCGGGTGCCGAccaaggcgctgctgaagccgcCCAAGAACCAGAACTCGATAATCGCGAGCCCCGACGAGGACTACAAGCTGTACTGA
- a CDS encoding hypothetical protein (TriTrypDB/GeneDB-style sysID: LpmP.26.1490), protein MNHDDTTGVPTSAAIANSSTCATVPGGMAQTRMLSRLRVAGSTGIRRVNEASEAPLAPLPSARPLGRDASTTGDVAQYGGCASLVRTATAAAVVAVENAVPQSSAFGCGDGRDDDAVLRKEENSCIEVDVGAVNASSPLLGQPTSGAAQHLSYDAANDGTGGRLQSRGGNAAAVDIPLRCRATWTRQTTPEPLQGDGGLLCAAAALNSSTTSSADDKTSPQSAAAAATATDVLESPAAPPPSPKGEHGSCDYTGNPLHLPGHHRHYIDMDLPGMGESNEPWSGSVASSASSAPHSTAETQWHNTSVASELDLYEMPLPVMETATGDLTAAPSVTASFLFGGVALPVAFSVKSGGSALTADRDAKVWSPISVSATVSPSRRNIAGLKQPADLSGWRRKRSSGKLAVQSERNNSSSGPGDIPLVSLEKSVGWSAGKPMNDDSLSPVTSLSQQRGELLERSVYPLTSTQVTTATTLATVESGTASNPFSSHSSLRSFDSHHALQRSALIARMSVPCQGRAPSLQLSAIVRPGGAVLESANLGTPVRSPQGMSTSLGLPMFVGGSTGSPILFSKYDTVFPLRMAPRTHTKLAGDESQQSPPRLHDQRNEGDADQPPPTPTAALVTQAAQQQQQQQTPFCCPQHGETDAPECSPLTSLSALPQQSLRSSTVTSDTSFGVDNAISMRQCSMMSEDHILQTLVHGMALGGVSAEAWMAAPDNWAPSPRNLRSTGPGNRHLTGRLCALQRPLSPSSHSAASDAVGAGSGKTPTAGLVASSMRFSQLQTQRGKLGWMSSTRPAGPWGAELVQGLSPVSASAANRGDETAETGSHLLTRDPLTVAPSSPSKRHMAAHTPTRLQQQRKLPSPENFFAKADGSLRDSVGFSATSLPTLSDPALHARRSLVTPMQGYSFKQHSTAASMASSALSQVPLGVEEVIFSAGSTPNVVGCVEASVVTWLPVASTDTAARQLSGDQTVVLRPYDSSAAYYRISNGGLFSTADSGVTVAAPREASLEGRLTFLQSVHDLDSFAAQAEASASLGYGAAVQSPLTREIVEPGAVATTMVSPPSSIAPVDETFSVCRPPPPAPAMLLRHSPTRRPFYLIPGLEAAATAELGRISPSPFTVAPWAIGGASDFVAAVATPLLPGMLSGKDKVSPWSSDSTRGGFLQVLPLAQEEHVSTSLSYKVRAPKTTSPMSASQAQDDSVAVTDPQLLWWAPKAAHAAAPFTATDTDTRPASVHRNSDESGTHSSMPNFSCRSPPVHLPPQQQTPPQLQVCAPAAMWSFLYGVHNNDDQGAYQIATFNSNPSVALTRSSTRGLSSCIVDQAADVWPGGEEEYRQSCRPEGEMLFRRPGTLTGSISQCRRSGKRRGGGPGAPLRISIPCYQRYRDVEALLDDAERAMNRTSVPIISLLSYGGRSLNGDEYSPETLGNGLASSVMSLATPALMTSMTCLEVSLVSPLALESASDKPVASPTGTMSFSVSPPRRR, encoded by the coding sequence ATGAATCATGACGATACAACTGGGGTCCCGAcaagcgccgccatcgctaACTCCTCAACGTGTGCCACTGTCCCCGGTGGGATGGCGCAAACAAGGATGTTGTCGAGGCTCAGAGTCGCTGGTAGTACCGGTATACGGCGGGTAAATGAAGCTAGCGAAGCGCCGCTCGCACCGCTTCCCTCCGCGAGGCCTCTGGGTCGAGACGCCTCCACAACAGGCGATGTCGCGCAGTATGGAGGATGCGCATCGCTTGTTCGCAcggccactgcagcagcagtggtggctgtCGAAAACGCAGTGCCACAGTCGTCCGCCTTCGGTTGTGGCGACGGCAGAGACGACGatgctgtgctgcgcaaggAAGAAAATAGCTGCATTGAAGTCGATGTCGGTGCCGTGAACGCGTCGTCCCCGCTCCTTGGGCAGCCCACATCGGGAGCTGCACAGCACCTGAGCTACGACGCGGCCAACGATGGCACCGGAGGTAGACTGCAAAGCCGTGGTggcaacgcagcagcggtcgaCATTCCCCTCCGCTGTCGTGCTACCTGGACTCGCCAAACTACGCCGGAACCACTTCAAGGCGATGGTGGCCTGCtatgtgcagcagcagccctcaACTCGTCCACAACAAGCAGTGCAGACGACAAGACATCTCCTcaaagtgcagcagcagcagcaacggcgacagATGTGCTTGAGTCGCCGGCGGCACCTCCCCCATCGCCAAAGGGGGAACACGGCTCATGTGACTATACGGGCAATCCTCTGCACTTACCcggccatcaccgccactaCATCGACATGGACTTGCCGGGGATGGGTGAAAGCAACGAACCGTGGAGCGGGTCTGTTGCGTCGTCAGCATCCTCAGCGCCGCACTCCACCGCCGAGACACAGTGGCACAACACGAGTGTGGCATCGGAGCTGGACTTGTACGAGATGCCGCTGCCCGTTATGGAGACGGCGACAGGCGACCTAACCGCTGCACCATCGGTGACCGCGTCATTTTTGTTTGGCGGTGTGGCTTTGCCGGTGGCCTTTAGTGTGAAATCTGGCGGATCTGCCCTAACAGCCGACAGGGACGCGAAAGTGTGGTCACCCATCTCTGTATCAGCGACTGTGTCGCCCAGCCGACGGAACATTGCTGGCCTGAAACAACCAGCGGATCTGAGCGGCTGGAGACGCAAGCGGTCGAGTGGTAAATTGGCGGTGCAGTCGGAAagaaacaacagcagcagcggcccgGGCGATATCCCGCTCGTCTCGCTCGAAAAGTCTGTTGGGTGGAGCGCTGGGAAGCCGATGAATGACGACTCCTTGTCTCCAGTGACATCCctctcgcagcagcggggagaGTTGCTAGAACGGAGTGTCTACCCCCTTACATCGACACAGGTGACGACGGCAACCACACTGGCCACGGTGGAGTCAGGCACTGCCTCCAATCCCTTCAGCTCCCATTCCTCACTGCGGTCGTTTGACTCTCACCACGCGCTCCAACGCAGCGCGCTGATCGCCAGGATGTCTGTGCCTTGCCAAGGGAGAGCCCCATCATTGCAGCTGTCCGCGATCGTTCGCCCAGGGGGTGCTGTCCTGGAAAGCGCCAACCTAGGGACACCTGTTCGAAGCCCGCAGGGGATGTCCACCTCTCTGGGGCTGCCGATGTTCGTAGGTGGGAGCACCGGGTCGCCCATTCTCTTCTCAAAGTACGACACTGTATTTCCGCTCCGGATGGCGCCCAGGACGCACACCAAGTTGGCCGGTGACGAGTCGCAACAGTCGCCACCGCGACTCCACGACCAGAGAAACGAGGGCGACGCAGACCAACCtccgcccacacccaccgcagcgctCGTCACGcaagccgcgcagcagcagcaacagcagcagacgccTTTTTGTTGCCCTCAGCATGGAGAAACAGACGCTCCTGAGTGCAGCCCTCTGACTTCGCTCTCCGCGCTACCCCAGCAGAGCCTCCGCAGCTCCACCGTGACCTCTGACACCTCCTTCGGTGTCGACAACGCCATCTCCATGCGGCAATGCTCGATGATGTCGGAGGACCACATCCTGCAGACGCTCGTCCACGGCATGGCGCTTGGTGGTGTATCGGCAGAGGCGTGGATGGCAGCGCCGGACAACTGGGCACCATCGCCGCGCAATTTGCGTTCGACTGGCCCAGGGAACCGACACCTAACAGGCAGGctgtgtgcgctgcagcgtccCTTGTCACCATCCTCGCACTCAGCTGCCTCGGATGCAGTGGGCGCGGGCAGCGGTAAGACACCGACGGCGGGGCTTGTCGCGTCCTCGATGCGCTTCTCACAGCTACAGACGCAGCGAGGGAAGTTGGGCTGGATGAGTTCTACGAGACCTGCAGGGCCGTGGGGAGCGGAGCTGGTGCAAGGGCTCTCTCCCGTATCCGCGTCAGCAGCAAACAGGGGCGACGAAACCGCAGAGACTGGCAGCCATTTGCTTACACGTGACCCCCTCACTGTCGCACCGTCCAGCCCCAGCAAGCGGCACATGGCGGCGCATACTCCCACgcgccttcagcagcagaggaagctGCCAAGCCCTGAGAACTTCTTCGCAAAGGCTGATGGCTCTCTGAGGGACTCCGTTGGCTTCAGCGCCACATCCCTACCCACCTTGTCTGACCCTGCTCTTCACGCCAGGCGCTCGCTCGTCACACCAATGCAGGGGTACAGCTTCAAGCAGCACTCCACTGCGGCGAGCATGGCGTCTTCGGCCCTTTCACAGGTGCCGCtcggcgtggaggaggtcatCTTCTCTGCAGGCAGCACCCCGAATGTAGTGGGTTGTGTGGAGGCCAGTGTGGTGACGTGGTTGCCCGTGGCAAGCACTGACACAGCTGCAAGGCAACTCAGCGGTGACCAAACAGTGGTGCTGCGACCCTatgacagcagcgcagcgtaTTACCGTATCTCCAACGGTGGCCTCTTCAGCAccgccgacagcggcgtcaccgtggcggcgccgaggGAAGCATCGCTTGAGGGACGACTCACCTTTCTGCAGTCGGTGCATGACCTCGACAGTTTTGCTGCCCAGGCGGAGGCGAGTGCCTCGCTCGGCTACGGGGCTGCTGTACAGAGCCCACTAACCAGGGAAATAGTCGAGCCTGGGGCTGTGGCCACCACGATGGTGTCACCACCGTCGTCCATCGCGCCTGTGGATGAGACGTTCTCTGTGTGTCGGCCACCACCCCCGGCTCCAGCAATGTTGCTCCGTCACTCGCCGACGCGCAGGCCCTTCTATCTGATTCCTGGGTTGGAGGCTGCGGCAACTGCGGAGCTAGGGcgcatctccccctccccttttaCCGTCGCTCCTTGGGCCATAGGTGGCGCCAGCGATTtcgtggcagcggtggcaacgccgctgctgccagggATGCTGAGTGGGAAGGACAAGGTCAGTCCATGGTCCAGCGACAGTACGAGGGGCGGGTTTCTGCAGGTGTTGCCGCTTGCTCAAGAAGAACATGTGTCCACATCGTTGAGTTACAAGGTAAGGGCGCCAAAGACGACGAGCCCCATGTCCGCAAGCCAAGCACAAGATGACTCAGTGGCTGTGACGGatccgcagctgctgtggtgggcACCGAAAGCCGCGCATGCCGCGGCACCATTCACAGCTACTGACACCGATACCCGCCCAGCGTCCGTGCATCGCAATAGTGACGAGTCGGGCACTCACTCCAGCATGCCAAACTTCAGTTGCCGTTCACCGCCTGTGCACTTgcccccgcagcagcagacaccACCTCAGCTTCAGGTTTGTGCGCCGGCTGCGATGTGGTCCTTCCTCTACGGCGTTCACAACAACGACGATCAAGGCGCCTACCAAATCGCTACCTTCAACAGCAACCCAAGTGTTGCTCTCACCCGAAGCTCTACTCGAGGGCTATCGAGCTGCATCGTCGATCAGGCAGCCGATGTGTGGCCcggtggtgaggaggagtACCGCCAGAGTTGTCGTCCCGAGGGGGAGATGCTCTTCCGCAGACCCGGTACTCTCACAGGCAGCATCAGTCAGTGTCGCAGGAGCGGCAaaaggaggggtggtggcCCAGGTGCACCTCTCCGCATCTCCATCCCGTGCTATCAGCGCTATCGAGACGTCGAGGCTCTCCTGGATGACGCGGAGCGGGCCATGAACAGGACGTCTGTCCCCATCATTTCATTACTTAGCTACGGCGGTCGGTCGTTGAATGGGGACGAGTACTCGCCTGAAACACTCGGCAACGGTCTGGCGTCAAGTGTAATGTCGTTGGCAACGCCCGCACTGATGACTTCTATGACCTGCTTGGAGGTGAGTCTTGTATCGCCTCTGGCGCTAGAGTCGGCGTCGGACAAGCCGGTAGCGAGCCCCACGGGGACGATGTCGTTCTCCGTGAGCCCGCCGCGACGCAGGTGA